ccttcatttaaaaactggattttgtttttacttgtgttgtctttgtctaatattaaaatttgtttgatgatctgaaacatttaagtgtgacaaacatgcacaaaaataagaaatcaggaagggggcaaacactttttcacacaactgtataaTAATTGTTCGGGGATCATgtactgggtctctggaaagcgcttctgttgtaatagacgctatataaattgaatagaattgaattgaagaacTTGGTTGGTTGGAGACCGCAATCAAAAcccagaaaaacaaaatcaattgCATATGAAGGACCAACAGACTGGACTGTGTTCTTCAAATCACTTGAAACACATCAATGGGATGTTGAAATGGCAAAAATGTCATCTTACTTGCTTTGGAAGTCAAAAATTGTGGACCTTTTCCTCACTGGTGTCAACAGAATAGCTTGTTTGctcttttcatgtttattttttcattttcatattgCCATATTTATTGCCATAACCCTCAAGGTCACAGTATTGATGAATGCAGAAATTTAAGGGGCTTTCAATACTTGCTCACTGCCATCCATCTGTGTTTATATGAaatctggaactttttttttttttatgtgtgactTTTTCCACTGTTAAAGAGTTATAAATAAAGTGCACTATATCAACGATACTCAGAATACAACACTTGTATTAGGAGGTGTGGTTAAATTAAACCGACTTAATGGATTCAGGCTCAGTGAAACCTCAGCTGGAAGACAAAAAGGACAGAAATGGATTgaatttacattttattgtcatAATTGTTAACTTTTCTCATACCACATTATAAATGCTGATAGTACCCGTTCATAAAGCACTGGTGCACACAGTTTTCActaaatttattttaaatggTAGTCctgtgtattatttttattattacagcTTCATATGCATCATTAAAAGACGAATTTCTAAATCAGACTGTGAGAGCAGAGCGGCCCAAAAACATGTCAGGACTTTAAGCAACCTGCAAACGAAAAGTCTCTGAAAACTGAAAACTTGAAAAAAGATGTTTTTGGTGCTATAGCAGGGGAGTTGTTGTGCCACGAGCCCCTCAGCCAGCAGCCAGCACAGCTGTGGCGGATTCCAATCAGcccagctgctccaccatcaTGATCAAGGGCTGCCTTCATAAGCTGCTGAGAGACAACGCTCAACGCTTAGacgttgactactgtggcaagTATCTGCAGCAGAAAGTTTAGGCTCTGGTGTCTGAGATTTTGTAGATCTGCTATTTTtggtcctaactgttctttccTTGTGTTCCAGGCTCCCTCCAGTCAATCCAGCGTCTCCCCGCTCCACCGTCCACCTCCCCCGGACTGAGTTTACTCATTAAATCCTTTGTTTGCAACTTCAGTCTCAGTGTCTTTGCTTTTGGGGTCCCTGGCACATTTGGCTATTTCTATTCTCGAGTGAGCCTAACAGGAGTACCAGTACCTTGTGCATATAATTGTTTCTCCATAAAGCTGTGTAATGACATGCTGCAAGCTGAGTATGAAATACATTCTGTTCAACTTATCTCTGGACAAAGTTACCCGTGGTGCATTAATTATCATTTCTTGATTCTTCACCTGATTTGAGTGATACTGATCTGTATtgtgagctgtgtgtgtgtgtgtgtgtgtgtgtgtatatatatattttttttgctctgctgctcctctgaGTGTTTATATTAATCCAAGAACCGGACTCCAATATTCTCCACAACACTTAAGTGACAGACgatgacacaaataaaagaatgtTATTTAATACTGTGATTTTGTGTGTAAATACAAAGACGCTAGATGTGGCAGAAGCTTCAGAGGGCCTGGGACTCATGTGTTTTGtttaaagatatatatatatatattttttctgtgttGTCTTGCCTATAAGAATCAtagctgtcaagttttggatttaaaaataagggtccCACcggcccaaccgaggtccagtattacattttaagacagatttacgaaAACTACCTATCAACCActcaaactacaattatgtgctcagaatctgataggccGACCTTTGTAGAcattgaaatgctgtggaccaTCTTGTTTGTGATTCCTATAATACAGCCTAAATGAAAAcgcacacttatttattttaaatattttcagtttatatacacattgaaaTGCCTcctctttcttattacatccatccatctgatttGTTGCTCCAAGTTTGCTCCCGTAGTCTCCACTAACCTTGCGAGCCTGCCAaccaggctacagcaggtggcagttcccgcgaggttagtggcaatTCAGTTTGTTGTttcaaaattattatattatcaaatgagaaatttacgggaaaatactaatacgggaggacggtgggaaagaggtgtaaaatacggtagtttcccggccaaaatgggagacttgacaggtatggtaaGAATGTCTTGCTTTTTTTGCTGTAAATTGCAAACAAAAGACTAATAAacacatgttttaaaaaaaatatatatgcaaaaattcctcaaatattattttatacatttccctacaccttcttcttctttttcttcttctcctttcggCTTTTCACTTCAGGGGTCACCACAGCGAATCAGTTGCCTCCATCTGCAGctgtcttctgcatcctcttctcttaccccaactaccttcacgtcctctttcactacatctataaacctcctctttggtcttcctctgGGCCTCCTGCCTGGCAGTTCAAAACTCAGCATCCTTCTACCAATATATTCACTATCTCTCCTCTGGACGTGTCCgaaccatctcagtctggcctccCTGACTTTATCTCCAAAGCCTCTAACATGTGCTGTCCCTCTGATGTTCTCATTCCTGATCCTATCCAGTCTGGTCACTCCCACAGAGAACCtcagcatcttcatctctgctatctccagctctgcctcctgTCTTTTCCCCACTGTCTCTAGATCAAACAACATCCCTGGTCTCACCCAAGTTTTGTAcacctttcctttcattttagcTGAAACTCTTTTATCACACATGACACATTTCTCCACCCATTAATTTCCCCTACAcctagtactcgagttgtaaaaaaaaatcaagggggatggtggattttatcatatggggacagataatttgtgctgattacaaataatatgatatattacaaataatagcactgaccaaaacacctgcagaaatactgcaggaatgacatagcagcagttaaatgcagccttctgtaagctttaaatatcaactgggcttacatcaaatacatcaaaacacaacaataaaaaacacttttctgaacttatcaatatgactctgtccttcacaggataagtaaaatggatcactgcaaaaaatcttaacaagaatatttgtcttatttctagttaaaatgtctcattttagtaaataaatctcattacacttaaaacaagactcataactggaaaaaacaacaattttcaactgtttcaagtagattttcacttgaaataagtagaaaaatctgccagtggaacaagatttttttgcttgtaatgagaaaataaatcttgtcccactggcagattttcctacttatttcaagtgaaaatttacttgaaacaggtgaaaatggtcaaataagttatttttctggtgttattttcctggtgatgactctaaatcttgaaatagcagtaaaaccacattcattgatgaaatgacataagggatggaaagggggggtggcagttttactgggggggtgatttggaccgtttttatttcaggggggatgatttggaccgtttttatttcaggggggatgatttggaccgtttttatttcaggggggatgatttggaccgtttttatattagggccaaactaagacaaaaaaaattggaaattacgagaataaagtcgtaaaattacaagaataaagtcgtaatattacgagaataaactcgtaaaattacgagaataaagtcatagcctaattttgcgagaataaagtcgtaatattatgagaataaagtcgtaatattacgagaataaagtcgtaatattaggagaataaagtcgtaaaattacgagaataaagtcatagcctaatgttgcgagaataaagtcgtaatattatgagaataatgtcgtaatattacgagaatgaagtcgtaatattacgagaatgaagtcgtaatattacgagaataaagttgtaaaattacgagaataaagtcatagtttaatgttgcgagaataaagtcgtaatattatgagaataaagtcgtaatattacgagaataaagtcgtaatattacgagaataaagtcgtaaaattacaagattaaagtcatattgttgcaagaataaagtcataatattacgactttattcccgtaactttaggctatgactttattctcataattttacgactttattctcgtaatttcctatttttttgtcttagtttggccctaatactccgtcgtacatgatacatcccccctcaactcgagtactgcctacaCCACGATGGCAAAATTATTtgatatggtgacgtcaccttTGTGAAACGTAAGGCGCGGCCGGTGTCGTCATCACGTCGGCACGTTAGTGGGCGGGGCCTGGCGGTTTCTGGGCGGGGCTATAAAGGCTTGTTTTCCACCGCCTGCGCGGTGAACGACCTCCATTTTGTGAGAGCCAGTGGACCCGAGTCGACCGTCGTCCCGTGAGGAGATCAAACCGACAAATAACCGACACAAAAACTGAACTTAGCCGACGATCAGCTTGTTATCCAAGTCACTATCCGAAAGGAAAGCAAATCTTATCGTATGTCCGCTATTCAGAACCTCCAAACCTTTGGTGAGTGAAAACCGTCGAGCTGAAAGAAGACCCGGGGTGGGGGATGGGCGAGAGCTACAATCACGTTAAGCCTTTATTTTACTTTCACGTTTGGTCCTTCTCGAAACGGTTCCGATTATTCAGATTGCATCGAAACTTTTagatttaaattgatttttaaGTTGCCTTAGCGTTAAAACAACCGCCATTAGGCCCAAACGCACTCAACGCGGTAGcgtattgttaaaaaaaaaaaaaaatttaaactagcatatttaaaaaaatatgtaaaaaaattgTAAGAAAATAAGGTCCTAACTAATCTATAAAGATCTACAACTGATGTGGCGTTCCGTGTTTGCGGAATAAAGGTCTTTTTAGCGGCTGTGcggtttgcatgtgtgtgtgcgcagtttaaagcctgatttatggttccgcgttacaccgacgcagagcctacggcgtagggtacgcggcgacgcgcaacctctgcgtcgatttaacgcagaaccataattcaggcttcagtgcGACGCCCTTTTGAAATTAAATCGGGAGTTAACGCCTGACTAAACTTATTTTCTTATCTTTGTGGCCGCGATGTGATTCTGAAATGCAAAACTttgaatgtaattttttttttttctttccttgtccCCCTCAGACCCCTTTGCTGATGCAACTAAGGGTGATGATCGACTCCCAGCCGGGACAGAGGACTACATCCACATAAGAATCCAGCAGCGGAACGGCAGGAAGACCCTCACTACTGTCCAGGGCATCTCGGCCGACTATGACAAGAAGAAGCTAGTCAAGGCCTTCAAGAAGGTAATGCATGAGGGTGGGGGTTCGATTATCAACAATAATCGGAACAATCAATCTGTTGCGGGAGCATTCCAACTATTGTCTAACATTTGATTTTTTTCGTGCTTTCTTCTAACAGAAGTTCGCCTGCAATGGGACAGTGATTGAGCACCCAGAGTATGGTGAAGTAATCCAACTTCAGGGTGACCAGCGCAAGAATATCTGCCAGTTCTTGAttgaggtatttttttttatgaaaatttTTCTTGTTCACTTGCCTTTACTGAAATTGATTCACTTTTTTGTCACATTTGTAGTGTAATTTTTAAAACATTGATTTTCTGTTTGCAGATTGACCTGGCCAAGGAGGAGCAGCTCAAAGTCCACGGCTTTTAGGAGCTGCCAGCAGCCCTCTCCCCTTCTGTCCTGGAAGGCCATTAAGTGCCCCACCCCAACCCTCTTCCCCCTTTTCCTATGCTCTGCTGTTGCTCTTCCTCCCCCTTCTCTCCCCTTCTGCAGTCCCCCCAGCTCCTATTAAGTAACACGTGAATTACCTCTGAATAACATGGGACTCTGTAACACCACTGTTCCCCTACAACACCAGGGGGCAGGCTTGCGCTCACAAAGACACACCACTGCAGCTCCACACATCAGGGATGAGTGGTGATGACCCTCCCACTCACATTTCCTCCATGTCCCTTgcgttttatttccttttttctttttaggtcTTGTGCCGCAACGAGGCGCAGTTTCatgtaatgtttttgttttgtatttaaagGTGTTTCAATAAAACGATGAGTCTCCATAATGTATTGGAGTGTTGTCATGGGGTGAGGGTGGGGTGTGTGCAAAGGAGGGTTGCACTTCAAATGCTATATcatgggtttaaaaaaaaaaaaagactgcagaTGGAAGGGGACATTTGAGTGGCTGCAGTTAAGGAGTTTTACATACTTGCCATCAAGAGCTGTTTTAACTTTTGTACTAAAGTTCCCCTGGTGTGCCAGTTCTCGTTTGGGCAGGGATGTCTGAATCAGAGCATTTACCATTTTcattccattttttttaagctttttttctccctccccaTACCACAGTATCAAACTTGAGCATTCGGTGGTACTCCCACTTTGATCAAAGTGTGGCCTGTAATAAAGTCTGATTATTCACTGTGATTATACCAGGATGAGGGAAAGTGAaagtcagaattttttttttttaagtgaggaGAGTCTTGGTGCTTGACTAGCTTTCTTTGGTCCAATCACTTTGGTACCAAGCGGATACTGAAGGACACAACTCTAAAATGTCCTGTAATGCAATAATCTGTTGTGATGTTTAACAAGTAATGGCAACAGAGGTGATGGTTTGTTTTGGAAATTCCTCATTTGGTTCAATAAAACTTGAGCAGTTGAAGCCTGTCCTGCGTGGGTGGTTTTACTTGTGAATTGGCAGAAGCACTTTTGGCttaaatgctaaaaaaaattcagtttcaaACAGGAGTCTACAACAGAAAACCAAACCCTTGTTCACAGTAGGAGAGGCTGCAAAAttatttttatgtgtgtgtgtgtgtatatatgagcAATTAAGTGCAGTTTTATACAGAATGGGTCAGGAAAGGAATAGCATATTAGAATATAtattaaaactaaaaaactgCATTCAAAAATGTAGATAATTATACATCTACTgaacaaagattaaaaaaaaaaaagattagtgtaggtttttttttaatacattttgaaGATTTTATGGGTTTTTCTCTTGAGTCTTTGAGGATGAACAACTGAAAcctattttgagaaaaatattCTGGTTAAAAAGGGAAATATCTTCTAATCAATGAATACTAATAACGTACAGGGACGCTACTTTTGAGTAATTTGTCCCTTCCGGGGATCCGTCAGTGTCCATGGCAACGCAGCTGGCGCCGCCACACCAGGAACCTCGACGGTTTCCATGTTTCCATTTACCCGAGTCTAACATGCTGTTTTTCAGATTTACTTTGCGATTATAACTGGATGACCTTATCAGACATAACTAAAGGTGTGCTGAAGATCACAAATATTATTTATAGGCCGATAAAAGGGCGGGAGTTCAGAtggtaagttttttttttttttaaatgtttccgaACCAGTCTGGGTTGTTTTGGAGAAACTACTGCTAGCAGCGGTTTAGCGACTTCAGTACGTGGGCACTGTGTCACTCTTAAAACTTTAATGATCATTTTATGGTGTTCCTCATTTTTATacgttttttctttctaatattGTAAGACTCAGAAAAATCTTAGAGCTGTGAAACGTCTTAAATCAGGTCTAGAAAAAACGACCAAAaagatatataatatatatgctTTTATATATATCTACGTGTGTCATATAAATAACAATATATAAAACACTGTTTATGCTTTTTGAAACCTGCATTCAATTAGGCAAAATGTAAAATAGCGACATTTCatgactttttctttcattctgaTGACCTCAGGTCATGTGGCAATCATATTCACAGTATTTACACCTTTCAAGCCTTGATTAAATAATGTCATAGATGGTAAGGAGTGTATGAAACACGATTTGTGATTTCTTAAGTCTTTATTTTGTTAGCAGTTAGACAACTTTGGACCAGGACCAAAACATCTTAATCTCTATTCAAAACTAATCACTCATTTTGAAACATCTTATATTTTACTTTCCCACACAGGAGGCTCTTAGCTATGTCATAAATCCAGGTGGTGACTTTTTATTTGGCCAGGCACAGGTGTATATTACTGTTGTACTTGAGATGGATTATTTGCTGTGTACGTACACTACTTTGACAG
This window of the Cololabis saira isolate AMF1-May2022 chromosome 21, fColSai1.1, whole genome shotgun sequence genome carries:
- the LOC133422230 gene encoding eukaryotic translation initiation factor 1b, translating into MSAIQNLQTFDPFADATKGDDRLPAGTEDYIHIRIQQRNGRKTLTTVQGISADYDKKKLVKAFKKKFACNGTVIEHPEYGEVIQLQGDQRKNICQFLIEIDLAKEEQLKVHGF